In the Nicotiana tabacum cultivar K326 chromosome 16, ASM71507v2, whole genome shotgun sequence genome, one interval contains:
- the LOC107764106 gene encoding GTP-binding protein BRASSINAZOLE INSENSITIVE PALE GREEN 2, chloroplastic has translation MALLLSTSTAATTSSSYLSLSCSTFETKSNFLVPQLYFTGLTNKKEGCQQKIVPYPVVLSVIKASQTQSKRRSDRSSSFSRKDSKFKLLLSQGRNNEDNICPGCGIFMQDDDPNRPGYFKKRKVEDSKIEIFGGEDVEDFLDDEDVIGDGGDNEEEEEFGDYIEGELEESEGDETRSGSEDGFDDWDSEEWDSELEEEGDDLKELDGFMPAGLGYGNITEEVLEKGKKKRVSKAERKRMAREAARGEKEEEVTVCARCHSLRNYGQVKNEMAENLIPDFDFDQLITTRLMRPTGNADATVVVMVVDCVDFDGSFPKRAAKSLFKALELSKDGLKQSKKLPKLVLVATKVDLLPSQVSPARLDKWVRHRAKANGAPKLSGVYMVSSRKDLGIRNLLAFVKELAGPRGNVWVIGAQNAGKSTLINAFAKKEGVKATKLTEAAVPGTTLGILRIGGILSAKAKMYDTPGLLHPYLMSMRLNREEQKMVEIRKELQPRTYRIKQGQTVHIGGLVRLDLVHASVQTIYVTVWASPSVSLHLGKTENADELKNNHAGVRLQPPISMERVSELGQWQKREVKASGISWDVNSMDVAIAGLGWFSLGLKGEADLALWTYDGIQITLREPLVLDRAASIERPGFWLPKAISDAIANPSKLEDQARKKNTSEKTMQLSEVSSD, from the exons ATGGCACTACTGCTTTCAACTTCAACAGCAGCAACTACCTCCTCTTCTTATTTATCTTTAAGCTGTTCCACCTTTGAAACCAAGAGTAATTTCTTGGTACCCCAACTCTATTTTACAG GTTTAACCAACAAAAAAGAAGGATGCCAGCAAAAAATTGTTCCTTACCCTGTGGTTTTATCTGTAATAAAGGCCTCTCAAACTCAATCAAAAAGGAGAAGTGACAGAAGTAGTAGTTTTTCAAGAAAAGACAGTAAGTTTAAGCTCTTATTGAGCCAAGGGAGGAATAATGAGGACAATATATGCCCTGGTTGTGGAATCTTTATGCAAGATGATGACCCAAATCGTCCTGGTTATTTCAAGAAAAGGAAGGTGGAAGATAGCAAAATAGAGATTTTTGGTGGGGAAGATGTAGAGGATTTTTTGGATGATGAGGATGTTATTGGTGATGGTGGGGATAATGAAGAGGAGGAGGAATTTGGGGATTATATTGAGGGGGAATTGGAAGAAAGTGAAGGTGACGAAACGCGCTCGGGGAGTGAAGATGGATTTGATGATTGGGATTCAGAGGAATGGGATTCAGAGTTGGAAGAAGAAGGCGATGACTTGAAAGAGCTAGATGGTTTTATGCCAGCAGGGTTAGGTTATGGCAACATTACAGAGGAGGTTCTTgagaaaggaaagaagaaaagggtctCGAAAGCGGAGAGGAAAAGGATGGCGAGAGAAGCTGCTAGGGGAGAGAAAGAGGAGGAGGTCACGGTTTGTGCTCGATGCCATTCCTTGAGGAACTATGGACAAGTGAAAAATGAGATGGCCGAGAACCTAATACCTGACTTCGATTTTGACCAGTTGATTACGACTAGGTTGATGAGACCCACGGGCAATGCTGATGCCACGGTTGTGGTTATGGTGGTTGATTGCGTTGATTTTGATGGATCTTTTCCGAAGCGAGCTGCTAAATCTTTGTTTAAGGCATTAGAACTAAGCAAGGATGGATTGAAACAAAGTAAAAAGTTGCCAAAGCTTGTTCTTGTGGCTACCAAGGTTGACCTTCTCCCTTCTCAAGTTTCCCCTGCGCGTTTGGATAAATGGGTTCGACACCGTGCTAAAGCTAATGGAGCACCTAAGCTGAGTGGTGTTTACATGGTAAGTTCACGTAAAGATTTAGGCATTAGAAATTTGCTGGCATTTGTTAAGGAGTTGGCTGGTCCTAGAGGAAATGTGTGGGTTATTGGGGCTCAAAATGCAGGAAAGTCGACATTAATCAATGCATTTGCTAAGAAAGAAGGAGTTAAAGCTACAAAGCTTACAGAAGCTGCTGTACCTGGAACTACTCTGGGAATCCTGAGGATTGGAGGAATATTATCAGCCAAGGCAAAGATGTATGACACTCCTGGCCTCCTACATCCATATCTTATGTCCATGCGATTGAATAGGGAGGAGCAGAAAATGGTCGAGATACGAAAGGAGCTACAACCTCGAACTTATAGAATTAAG CAAGGGCAGACTGTACATATTGGAGGACTAGTTAGATTGGATCTAGTTCATGCCTCAGTACAAACAATCTATGTCACTGTCTGGGCATCGCCAAGCGTCTCTCTACATCTCGGAAAGACAGAAAATGCTGATGAGCTCAAGAACAATCATGCCGGAGTGAGATTGCAG CCTCCCATTTCCATGGAGCGAGTTTCTGAATTGGGACAATGGCAAAAACGGGAAGTAAAAGCATCCGGAATAAGCTGGGATGTCAACAGCATGGATGTTGCAATCGCTGGCTTAGGATGGTTCTCCCTGGGTTTGAAAGGTGAAGCAGATTTAGCGTTGTGGACATATGATGGCATTCAAATCACATTGCGGGAACCATTGGTACTTGATCGTGCAGCCTCCATTGAAAGACCTGGATTTTGGCTACCAAAGGCCATATCAGATGCAATTGCTAATCCATCAAAGCTTGAAGATCAAGCAAGGAAAAAGAATACATCAGAGAAGACAATGCAACTTTCAGAAGTATCATCTGACTAA